One window of the Chitinophaga niabensis genome contains the following:
- a CDS encoding sigma-54-dependent transcriptional regulator yields the protein MREKILIVEDQFIEANNLQRMLKAADYEVCGIARSVEIALNLIEKEVPDLVLLDIYLKGPQTGIDLAHILREKKIAFIYLSANSNKATLDAAKATRPYGFLVKPFREKDVLIMLEVAHYLHANSLDAIMQQKPPIVAADSFSGIIGKSPKLQTVLEHLRIVAPVDTSVLILGESGTGKERIAECIHALSPRKSHPLVKVNCGALPSTLIESILFGHEKGAFTGATERKIGKFEQAGKGTIFLDEIGELPPDVQVKLLRTLQEKEIERLGGHEVIKADVRIIAATNRDLEKEMAEGRFRMDLYYRLNVFPLYLPALRDRKEDIPLLVEHFVQHFSQKIGKAPMRVSDGFMHELMHHNWPGNIRELENTIERAVLLAQEGLIKKTSALPAQSKTIASMEEHERNHIIDALRKCNGKIFGKNGAAELLGLKVSTLNSRIKKLGIEKSHVNPGGY from the coding sequence ATGAGAGAAAAGATCCTGATCGTAGAAGATCAGTTCATAGAGGCAAATAACTTACAGCGCATGCTTAAAGCAGCAGACTATGAGGTCTGTGGTATTGCGCGTTCCGTTGAAATTGCATTGAATTTAATTGAGAAAGAAGTACCAGACCTGGTACTACTGGATATTTATTTAAAAGGCCCTCAGACGGGTATTGATCTTGCCCATATCTTAAGAGAAAAAAAAATCGCCTTCATCTATCTTTCCGCCAATTCCAACAAAGCTACACTTGATGCAGCAAAAGCCACCCGGCCTTATGGCTTCCTGGTAAAACCATTCCGGGAGAAGGATGTACTGATCATGCTGGAAGTAGCCCATTACCTGCATGCGAACAGCCTGGATGCGATCATGCAGCAAAAGCCCCCGATAGTAGCGGCGGATAGTTTTTCCGGTATTATCGGGAAAAGCCCTAAGCTCCAGACAGTACTGGAACATCTCCGGATTGTTGCACCTGTGGACACATCTGTATTGATCCTTGGGGAAAGCGGCACGGGTAAAGAGCGGATTGCGGAATGCATTCACGCATTATCTCCCAGGAAGTCACATCCACTGGTTAAAGTGAATTGCGGTGCACTGCCCTCTACTTTAATAGAATCGATCCTGTTCGGTCATGAGAAAGGTGCCTTCACCGGGGCCACCGAAAGGAAGATCGGAAAGTTTGAACAGGCTGGTAAAGGCACTATTTTCTTAGATGAGATCGGGGAACTTCCGCCGGATGTGCAGGTAAAACTGCTGCGGACTTTACAGGAAAAAGAAATAGAACGGCTGGGCGGGCATGAAGTGATCAAAGCAGATGTGCGCATCATTGCTGCCACTAATCGTGACCTTGAAAAAGAAATGGCGGAAGGCCGCTTCCGGATGGACCTCTATTACCGGCTGAATGTATTTCCACTGTACCTTCCTGCACTGAGGGACCGTAAGGAAGATATCCCCTTACTTGTTGAGCACTTCGTTCAGCATTTCTCCCAAAAGATCGGGAAGGCACCTATGCGGGTATCCGATGGTTTTATGCATGAGTTGATGCATCACAACTGGCCGGGGAATATCCGGGAACTGGAGAACACCATTGAAAGAGCAGTGCTGCTTGCACAGGAAGGTTTGATCAAAAAAACCAGCGCCCTTCCTGCACAAAGCAAAACGATTGCTTCCATGGAAGAACATGAAAGGAATCATATCATTGATGCACTGCGGAAATGTAATGGTAAGATCTTCGGAAAAAATGGCGCAGCGGAATTGCTGGGGCTGAAGGTTTCCACGCTTAACTCCCGGATCAAAAAACTGGGGATTGAAAAGAGCCATGTTAATCCGGGAGGTTATTAG
- a CDS encoding HAD-IIB family hydrolase, whose protein sequence is MKQLIIFDLDGTLAESKSALDEEMAQLLESLFRVVKVAVISGGDWSQFEKQVLSHITAHENLSLLPTCGTKYYQYKGEWKQLYAENFSVEEKTKILTQLNRIVKDLPPVRTWGEQIEDRGSQITFSGLGQDAPHEVKKDWDPDFAKRKVIKEALDKVIPGFSVRMGGETSIDITKPGIDKAYGIQKLRQTLNIAIKDMLFIGDALFEGGNDYPARQTGVDCIQVRDPHETKRVVETIISCSGGSWHQSAAH, encoded by the coding sequence ATGAAGCAGCTCATAATATTTGATCTCGATGGCACTCTAGCAGAAAGTAAATCAGCGTTGGATGAAGAGATGGCACAGCTGCTGGAAAGTTTGTTCCGTGTAGTAAAGGTAGCGGTCATCTCGGGAGGGGACTGGAGCCAGTTTGAAAAACAGGTGCTGTCTCATATTACCGCGCATGAAAATCTTTCTCTCTTGCCTACCTGCGGTACTAAATATTACCAGTATAAAGGAGAATGGAAACAACTATATGCAGAGAACTTCTCCGTTGAAGAAAAAACAAAGATCCTCACTCAGCTGAACAGGATTGTAAAAGACCTGCCACCTGTGAGAACATGGGGTGAGCAGATCGAAGACCGGGGCAGCCAGATCACCTTTTCCGGTTTAGGCCAGGATGCGCCGCATGAAGTAAAGAAAGACTGGGACCCTGATTTTGCCAAACGTAAAGTGATAAAGGAAGCGCTGGATAAAGTCATCCCTGGATTCTCTGTGCGGATGGGTGGAGAAACATCCATCGATATCACCAAACCCGGCATCGATAAAGCTTACGGTATTCAGAAATTACGTCAGACCCTGAACATCGCAATAAAAGACATGTTATTCATCGGCGATGCATTATTTGAAGGAGGTAATGACTATCCTGCCAGGCAAACAGGAGTGGACTGTATACAGGTAAGAGACCCGCATGAAACTAAAAGAGTGGTGGAAACCATTATTTCCTGCTCGGGCGGTAGCTGGCATCAATCTGCAGCACATTAG
- a CDS encoding alpha/beta fold hydrolase, producing the protein MTTTTTSNVQTAYVEAGGRKLAYRSIGSGTPFILCNRFRGILDTWDPAFIDALAQKFQVIIFDYSGIGLSAGELPIVMAEVAEDVKHLAAALSLKKFIIGGWSYGGMVAQIFSTHYPEMISHTILIGTKPPGQNAHPMEQIFLETSAHPVNDLEDEMILFFEPASALSRRAGAFSHARLAQRVTDLDIPVEEEKWIRYFQGGADYIEDAFNSREKMGRLKTPVLVISGDHDVVFPVENWYVLTRDWQNLYIMVFPQAGHGPQHQYPVLSAGHIINFVNNYAE; encoded by the coding sequence ATGACAACAACTACTACATCAAACGTTCAGACAGCCTACGTAGAAGCCGGTGGAAGAAAACTGGCCTACAGATCAATAGGCAGCGGCACACCTTTCATTTTGTGCAACCGCTTCAGAGGTATCCTGGATACATGGGACCCTGCGTTTATTGATGCCCTGGCCCAAAAATTCCAGGTGATCATTTTTGATTACTCAGGCATCGGGTTATCTGCAGGAGAATTACCCATAGTGATGGCAGAAGTGGCAGAAGATGTGAAACACCTGGCGGCAGCGCTCTCTCTGAAGAAATTCATTATCGGCGGATGGTCTTACGGGGGCATGGTAGCACAAATCTTCTCCACGCATTATCCTGAAATGATCTCCCACACCATCCTGATCGGTACAAAGCCTCCCGGACAGAATGCGCATCCAATGGAACAGATCTTCCTGGAAACTTCTGCTCATCCGGTGAACGACCTGGAAGATGAAATGATCCTGTTCTTTGAACCTGCATCTGCATTGAGCAGAAGAGCAGGAGCCTTTAGCCACGCAAGACTGGCGCAGCGCGTAACGGATCTGGATATACCGGTGGAAGAAGAAAAATGGATACGCTATTTTCAGGGAGGCGCGGATTATATTGAAGATGCATTTAATTCACGAGAAAAAATGGGCCGTTTGAAAACACCTGTGCTGGTCATATCAGGAGATCATGATGTGGTATTCCCTGTAGAGAACTGGTATGTGTTAACAAGGGATTGGCAGAACCTGTACATCATGGTTTTTCCGCAGGCAGGCCATGGCCCGCAACATCAGTATCCGGTATTGTCTGCGGGGCACATCATCAACTTCGTTAATAATTACGCGGAGTAA
- a CDS encoding MBL fold metallo-hydrolase, whose translation MNISVTHIDTACILLEIGGYRIVTDPTLDNAGHLYHHGFGAVSRKLDNPAIPLKDLTNIDLILLSHHQHKDNFDTNGKVFTSKVTHVLSTKSASKALPGITGLDVWQTHFIPTPKLKNLRITATPAQHHPSWIPEFIAGKVIGFIIEFDGQENGVIYISGDTVYFSGIDEVGRRYKIDVGIFHVGAVQFRYLSGFGEYTMDSAGLIKAVNVLQPKTVIPIHSRGWSHFKEKESVLRGVLMGSAVTRDRTVFLRSGERTEI comes from the coding sequence ATGAACATAAGTGTTACACATATCGACACGGCCTGTATACTCCTGGAGATCGGAGGTTACAGGATAGTAACAGACCCTACCCTGGATAATGCAGGGCATCTTTACCATCATGGATTTGGCGCGGTATCCCGCAAACTGGATAACCCGGCCATTCCATTAAAAGATCTTACCAACATTGATCTGATCCTGCTGAGCCATCATCAGCACAAAGATAATTTTGACACGAACGGAAAGGTATTTACTTCAAAGGTGACCCATGTGCTCTCTACTAAAAGTGCCAGTAAGGCATTACCGGGGATCACAGGACTGGATGTGTGGCAAACACATTTCATTCCCACACCTAAGCTTAAGAATTTAAGGATCACGGCCACTCCGGCACAACATCATCCTTCCTGGATACCGGAATTTATTGCCGGTAAAGTGATCGGTTTTATTATAGAATTTGATGGTCAGGAAAATGGCGTTATTTATATTTCAGGTGATACGGTTTATTTTTCAGGCATTGATGAAGTAGGCAGGAGATATAAGATCGATGTTGGTATTTTTCATGTAGGGGCTGTGCAGTTCCGCTACCTCTCAGGGTTTGGTGAATACACAATGGATAGCGCGGGATTAATAAAAGCAGTGAATGTGTTGCAGCCGAAAACAGTGATCCCGATACATTCGAGGGGATGGTCTCATTTTAAAGAAAAGGAATCTGTGCTGAGGGGCGTGTTGATGGGAAGTGCGGTAACGAGGGACAGAACAGTGTTCCTGAGATCCGGGGAACGGACGGAGATATGA
- a CDS encoding PPC domain-containing DNA-binding protein produces MKTFFSICCLFFAGQVTAQDTTKRYTKVPVGFLMVLRQGDDVLAHIEALALKEKIPSANFSGMGFVNAKFGFFNFDTKEYEPREFNNVELASMQGSIAWQKGKVSLHTHGVVTDRDFKAYGGHLLSAVVGTGSVEILVTVHDKQLERVMEQPLGANVLQIDASYRPSRK; encoded by the coding sequence ATGAAAACATTCTTTTCTATCTGCTGCCTGTTCTTTGCCGGCCAGGTTACTGCGCAGGATACTACTAAACGTTACACCAAAGTGCCGGTTGGTTTCTTAATGGTGCTCCGCCAGGGTGATGATGTATTAGCGCATATTGAGGCATTGGCCCTGAAAGAAAAGATCCCCTCCGCCAATTTCAGCGGGATGGGTTTTGTAAATGCCAAATTCGGCTTCTTCAATTTTGACACCAAGGAATACGAACCCAGGGAATTCAACAATGTAGAACTAGCCAGCATGCAAGGTTCAATTGCCTGGCAAAAAGGAAAAGTTTCCCTGCATACACATGGCGTGGTTACCGACAGGGATTTTAAAGCTTATGGGGGACATCTGCTGAGTGCAGTGGTAGGAACGGGTTCTGTGGAAATACTTGTTACAGTGCATGATAAACAGCTGGAACGGGTTATGGAACAACCGTTAGGTGCTAATGTGCTGCAGATTGATGCCAGCTACCGCCCGAGCAGGAAATAA
- a CDS encoding alpha/beta hydrolase, with the protein MDKIIDPLNDPAIESHTKAFLKILNSGDGKPMEQLAPADARKVLEDAQRSVTVDVSGIVITPRMVNGVQIYIVRPEGQTGVLPAFMFFHGGGWMLGDFATHKRFVRDLVVYSGAAAVFVEYSRSPEAKYPTALNECYAVTQWIAEHGAEVDIDGKRIAVVGNSAGGNLAAATALMAKDKKGPEIKFQLLFWPVTYPNFETESYHQYASSRFLTRNMMTWFWDSYVEQGARRNEVYAAPLTASPDQLKGLPSTLVQTAENDVLRDEGEAYARKMDSAGVPVTLMRVQGMIHDYGLLNPLAEVPAVQSALRAAATELKKALA; encoded by the coding sequence ATGGATAAAATAATCGACCCTTTGAACGATCCTGCCATTGAAAGTCATACCAAAGCATTCCTGAAAATCCTGAACAGCGGCGATGGTAAACCAATGGAACAATTAGCGCCTGCCGATGCGCGAAAAGTACTCGAAGATGCACAACGTTCTGTAACCGTAGATGTATCCGGCATTGTGATAACGCCCCGGATGGTGAATGGTGTTCAGATCTATATCGTTCGCCCGGAAGGTCAGACCGGTGTATTGCCAGCCTTTATGTTCTTTCATGGTGGCGGTTGGATGCTGGGAGATTTTGCCACACACAAACGTTTTGTGCGGGACCTGGTTGTTTACTCCGGTGCTGCAGCTGTGTTTGTTGAGTACAGCCGTTCTCCGGAAGCAAAATATCCCACCGCATTGAATGAATGTTATGCCGTTACCCAATGGATAGCGGAGCATGGAGCAGAGGTTGATATCGATGGTAAACGTATAGCAGTGGTGGGCAACAGTGCAGGAGGCAACTTGGCTGCGGCAACAGCACTGATGGCAAAAGACAAAAAAGGCCCGGAGATAAAATTCCAGTTGTTATTCTGGCCCGTTACCTATCCAAACTTTGAAACGGAATCCTATCATCAATATGCCAGCTCCCGCTTCCTTACCAGGAATATGATGACCTGGTTCTGGGATAGTTATGTGGAACAGGGAGCCCGGCGGAACGAGGTCTATGCTGCTCCCCTGACTGCTTCCCCGGATCAGTTAAAAGGGTTACCTTCCACCCTGGTACAAACAGCGGAGAATGATGTTTTGAGAGATGAAGGAGAGGCTTATGCCAGGAAAATGGACAGTGCAGGTGTGCCTGTTACTTTAATGCGGGTACAGGGTATGATCCATGATTACGGGTTATTAAATCCGCTGGCAGAGGTCCCGGCTGTACAGTCTGCTTTGAGAGCAGCAGCCACCGAGTTGAAAAAAGCACTTGCATGA
- a CDS encoding alpha/beta hydrolase, translating to MKKIQSKTIVFITGAYVSHACWDHWRSYFEELGYTTIAPPWLHKNADAATLRNRHPDAALAGVSLPDLLQYHIDIIKKLPEKPILIGHSFGGLMSQVILNKGYAAACIAIHAVPPQGVIPYEFAFLKSNTATLGYFTSLKKTFLMSFQKWQYAFTNGLPFDLQKSSYYELVTPESKRVARGGLGGAAHVDFSKEHEPLLLLAGTEDQCIPAHLCKRVFKHYQSKSSVTDYVEKDRNHFVLGLPTWKEDAAFIYNWIKQN from the coding sequence ATGAAAAAAATTCAATCAAAAACCATTGTATTCATAACAGGGGCTTATGTGAGTCATGCCTGTTGGGATCACTGGAGAAGTTATTTTGAGGAACTGGGCTATACTACCATTGCTCCCCCATGGCTGCATAAAAATGCAGATGCGGCCACACTCCGCAACCGTCATCCGGATGCTGCATTAGCCGGGGTTTCGTTGCCTGACCTGTTGCAGTATCATATCGACATTATTAAAAAGCTGCCGGAAAAGCCCATCCTGATCGGTCATTCATTTGGCGGACTGATGAGCCAGGTAATACTGAACAAAGGGTATGCAGCAGCATGCATTGCAATCCATGCTGTTCCTCCCCAGGGTGTAATTCCTTATGAATTTGCTTTCTTAAAATCAAATACGGCCACACTGGGATACTTTACTTCCCTTAAGAAAACTTTTCTGATGTCGTTTCAAAAATGGCAGTATGCCTTTACCAATGGTTTGCCTTTTGATCTGCAAAAAAGCAGTTACTATGAATTAGTAACACCGGAATCAAAAAGAGTAGCCAGAGGCGGGCTTGGCGGGGCGGCGCATGTGGATTTCAGCAAAGAACATGAGCCATTGTTACTACTGGCCGGCACAGAGGATCAATGTATACCGGCACACTTGTGTAAAAGGGTATTTAAACATTACCAAAGCAAAAGTTCCGTAACAGATTATGTGGAGAAAGACAGGAATCATTTTGTACTCGGGTTGCCCACCTGGAAAGAAGATGCTGCATTTATTTATAACTGGATAAAACAAAACTAA
- a CDS encoding DUF763 domain-containing protein yields MKHAGSADLPLHYGYVPKWLAERMAKLGLAITESILAEYGQVAFLSRMSSPFWFQSLGAVMGMDWHSSGITTSVMGALKRAVNPNAKELGIFICGGKGKFSLETPDELLKIADQTGLDGEHLVRCSKLSAKVDNTALQDGFQLYTHNFIVSSKGDWTVIQQGMNAGNKKARRYHWHSGQISSFIEEPHAAVCGHNQGLILNLTAKEAGDTRHGMLQLMKEKPEQMIREIQHLIMPDNHALEAKDVDLKRLGAVLWLANEHPLHDFEELLLLKGVGPRTIQSLTLVSEVIHGTPSRFKDPARFAFAHGGKDGHPFPVPIKVYDETIATLQTAIHKAKLGNQDKQDAIKSLHKLAAIAEKDFVPNDRFEALIEKEQNDSWKYGGRTVFGKAKPPEKAKGYQLRLF; encoded by the coding sequence ATGAAACATGCTGGATCAGCAGATCTGCCCTTGCATTATGGTTACGTTCCCAAATGGCTGGCAGAAAGAATGGCGAAGCTGGGATTAGCTATCACGGAGTCTATCCTCGCAGAATATGGGCAGGTGGCCTTTTTGAGCCGTATGAGCAGCCCGTTCTGGTTCCAGAGCCTGGGGGCGGTGATGGGAATGGACTGGCATTCTTCCGGTATCACCACTTCTGTGATGGGTGCATTAAAAAGAGCAGTTAACCCAAATGCTAAAGAACTTGGGATCTTTATTTGTGGCGGAAAGGGGAAATTTTCCCTGGAAACACCGGATGAATTGTTGAAGATCGCAGACCAGACAGGCCTGGATGGAGAACATCTCGTCAGATGCAGTAAGCTGAGTGCAAAAGTAGATAATACTGCCCTGCAGGATGGCTTCCAGTTATACACCCATAATTTTATTGTAAGTAGTAAAGGTGACTGGACGGTGATCCAGCAGGGCATGAATGCCGGAAATAAAAAAGCACGGCGTTATCACTGGCATTCCGGGCAGATCAGTTCTTTTATTGAAGAACCGCATGCCGCCGTCTGCGGCCACAACCAGGGCCTGATCTTAAACCTCACTGCAAAGGAAGCCGGAGACACACGCCATGGAATGTTACAGCTGATGAAGGAAAAACCGGAACAGATGATACGGGAGATCCAACACCTCATTATGCCGGATAACCATGCATTAGAAGCGAAAGACGTAGACCTTAAAAGATTAGGTGCTGTATTGTGGCTGGCAAACGAACATCCTTTGCATGATTTTGAAGAGCTGTTGCTATTGAAAGGAGTGGGCCCCCGTACAATCCAGTCCTTAACCCTGGTGAGTGAAGTGATCCATGGAACACCATCCCGGTTCAAAGACCCCGCCCGTTTTGCTTTTGCACATGGTGGAAAAGACGGTCATCCTTTTCCCGTTCCCATTAAGGTATATGACGAAACAATTGCTACTCTTCAAACAGCCATACACAAAGCAAAGCTGGGCAACCAGGACAAACAGGATGCGATTAAATCATTGCACAAACTCGCTGCAATAGCAGAAAAAGATTTTGTGCCTAACGATCGTTTCGAAGCGTTGATAGAAAAGGAGCAAAATGATTCCTGGAAATATGGCGGGCGTACTGTGTTTGGAAAAGCAAAGCCACCTGAAAAGGCAAAAGGTTATCAGCTAAGATTGTTCTAA
- the tkt gene encoding transketolase → MKTVEQSGINTVRVLAADAVQKAKSGHPGTPMGLAPIGHVLWTESMNYNPHNPSWANRDRFILSAGHACMLQYIFMHLTGYDVTMDDLKNFRQLHSRTAGHPEYGLLPGIEVTTGPLGQGFANGVGFAIAQQYMAERYNKPGFDLFDYKIYAICSDGDIMEGITAEAASIAGHLQLGNIIYLYDDNHITIEGSTSLAIDEDVAKRFEAYGWHVQELPDGNDLKALSAAIKNAQAETSRPSLIKVRTHIGYGSPNKVDTAAAHGAPLGEDEVKLVKKNFGFDPDKYFVVPEDVADYYQKAGNRGTEKENAWNKLYQSYKEKYKELAKEYELISSGKLPDGWQEKLPVFKAGEKKMATRKASGKVLNAIADYLPQLIGGSADLSPSTDTDLEKYASFAANNRSGRIFHFGIREHAMGAILNGMALSKYLIPYGATFLIFYDYMRPPVRLAAIMKIHPIFIYTHDSIGLGEDGTTHQPVEHLAGLRSVPDLIMIRPADANETVAAWRVALEHKDGPVALILTRQEIPVIDPKNCQLEKGAYILSESEKTPQIILIGTGSEVQLLLTAQEQLKEEGIAARVVSMPSWELFEKQDNAYKEKVLPKKLRLRLAVEAGSPLGWHKYVTDDGDIIGIDKFGESAPGEEVLKEYGFTTDNVVKRAKALLHDKR, encoded by the coding sequence ATGAAAACCGTTGAACAATCTGGTATAAATACCGTACGTGTACTGGCTGCGGACGCAGTACAGAAAGCCAAATCCGGCCATCCGGGAACACCCATGGGACTTGCCCCAATTGGCCACGTTTTGTGGACGGAAAGCATGAATTATAATCCACACAATCCTTCCTGGGCCAATCGGGACCGTTTTATTTTATCTGCCGGCCATGCCTGTATGCTGCAATACATCTTTATGCACCTCACAGGTTATGATGTTACCATGGATGATCTTAAAAACTTCCGGCAGTTACACAGTAGAACAGCCGGCCATCCTGAGTATGGTTTATTGCCCGGCATTGAGGTGACCACGGGTCCCCTGGGCCAGGGTTTTGCCAATGGTGTAGGTTTTGCCATTGCGCAGCAATACATGGCCGAACGGTACAACAAACCCGGCTTTGATCTTTTCGACTATAAGATCTACGCCATTTGCAGCGATGGGGATATCATGGAAGGTATAACCGCTGAAGCTGCATCCATAGCAGGGCATCTGCAATTGGGCAATATCATTTATCTCTATGATGATAATCATATCACTATTGAAGGCAGCACTTCCCTGGCTATCGATGAAGATGTGGCCAAACGTTTTGAAGCATATGGCTGGCATGTGCAGGAATTGCCGGATGGTAACGATCTCAAAGCGCTATCTGCTGCTATTAAGAATGCACAGGCTGAAACCAGCCGCCCTTCCCTGATCAAAGTACGTACACATATCGGTTATGGCAGTCCGAATAAAGTAGATACCGCTGCTGCGCATGGCGCCCCCCTCGGAGAAGATGAGGTAAAACTGGTGAAGAAGAATTTCGGCTTTGACCCGGATAAATATTTTGTGGTGCCGGAGGATGTGGCAGACTATTATCAAAAAGCTGGAAACAGAGGCACCGAAAAAGAAAACGCCTGGAACAAGCTATATCAATCCTACAAAGAGAAATACAAAGAGCTGGCAAAGGAATATGAACTGATCAGCAGTGGTAAACTCCCGGATGGCTGGCAGGAAAAATTGCCCGTATTCAAAGCAGGGGAAAAGAAGATGGCCACCCGCAAAGCTTCCGGCAAAGTACTGAATGCTATTGCAGACTACCTGCCCCAGCTGATAGGAGGCTCCGCAGATCTTTCTCCTTCTACAGACACAGATCTCGAAAAGTATGCATCCTTTGCTGCCAACAACCGCAGCGGCCGTATTTTTCATTTCGGGATAAGGGAACATGCCATGGGCGCCATATTGAATGGAATGGCCCTGAGTAAGTATCTTATTCCCTATGGCGCCACCTTCCTGATATTTTACGATTACATGCGGCCACCGGTAAGGTTAGCCGCAATCATGAAAATTCATCCTATCTTTATTTACACACACGATAGTATAGGATTGGGAGAAGACGGTACTACCCATCAGCCCGTAGAACATCTGGCCGGCTTAAGATCTGTTCCTGATCTGATAATGATCCGCCCGGCAGATGCAAATGAAACCGTAGCAGCATGGCGTGTGGCATTGGAACATAAAGATGGCCCGGTAGCTTTGATCTTAACACGCCAGGAAATACCCGTGATCGACCCGAAAAACTGCCAACTGGAAAAAGGCGCATACATCCTCTCCGAATCAGAAAAAACACCGCAGATCATTTTAATAGGTACCGGTTCTGAAGTGCAGTTATTGTTAACAGCACAGGAGCAGTTAAAAGAAGAAGGCATCGCGGCCCGTGTAGTGAGCATGCCATCCTGGGAGCTGTTTGAAAAACAGGATAACGCTTATAAAGAAAAGGTATTGCCCAAAAAACTCCGGTTACGCCTCGCAGTAGAAGCCGGATCTCCCTTAGGCTGGCATAAATATGTAACGGATGATGGTGATATTATAGGTATCGATAAATTCGGTGAATCCGCCCCCGGTGAAGAAGTGCTGAAAGAATACGGGTTCACAACAGATAATGTTGTAAAAAGAGCTAAAGCATTATTGCATGACAAGCGCTAA
- a CDS encoding HAD family hydrolase: MTSAKVKVVFSDVGGVLLNNGWGHQSRQKAARVFGLDHTEMEVLHNFIFNVYEIGKISLDDYLNTVVFNHPRDFTKEEFRTFMFAESVELPDFLQWFKAWKQRCPCRVISINNEGKELNDFRIKKFGLHDCFDAFISSCEVGLRKPDPGIFTLAMGIAQVSAEECVYFDDRLMIVQAANKMGIKSFHHQDFASTRKILEELI; encoded by the coding sequence ATGACAAGCGCTAAGGTAAAAGTCGTTTTTTCAGATGTAGGGGGAGTATTGCTGAACAATGGATGGGGACATCAATCACGCCAAAAAGCTGCCCGGGTATTTGGCCTGGATCATACAGAAATGGAAGTACTGCATAACTTCATTTTTAACGTGTATGAAATAGGTAAGATCTCCCTGGACGATTACCTGAACACCGTGGTGTTCAATCACCCCCGGGACTTTACAAAAGAAGAATTCAGAACATTTATGTTCGCAGAATCTGTTGAACTGCCGGATTTCCTGCAATGGTTCAAAGCATGGAAGCAAAGATGCCCTTGCAGGGTTATTTCAATTAATAACGAAGGAAAGGAACTCAACGATTTCCGGATTAAGAAGTTCGGCCTGCATGACTGTTTCGATGCTTTTATCTCCTCCTGTGAAGTAGGATTACGCAAGCCGGACCCTGGCATCTTTACCCTGGCGATGGGCATAGCACAGGTTTCAGCAGAAGAATGCGTTTATTTTGACGACCGGCTGATGATTGTACAGGCAGCCAACAAAATGGGAATAAAAAGTTTCCATCACCAGGATTTTGCATCTACCCGGAAAATATTGGAAGAACTGATATGA